From the genome of Oscillospiraceae bacterium, one region includes:
- a CDS encoding carbohydrate ABC transporter permease, with protein sequence MLRSKGEKRFGVVNNILMVMFSIFFIFPVIFVIKTSLDMSTPSIDLTIFPREFTTMFYQMIVLDSSVYRPFLNSVYITVLGAAGAMVFNCMGAYALSKRDLPGMINMVYFLIVIPMFIGGGMVAGFLLMKSLGWFNTYRVLIIPGIISAFNMVVIRNYFWGLPKSLFEAAKIDGAGEFTVFTKIILPLSKSVISATTLFTAVGYWNQYMPSILYITSKPEMRTFPVKIREIFFVNFGPTRINELNEQLKAMGIQNASAGSLNPDALGAAMTIVSFLPILILYPFMQKYFAAGMLKGSIKG encoded by the coding sequence ATGCTGCGTTCAAAAGGCGAAAAAAGATTCGGCGTTGTAAACAATATCTTGATGGTAATGTTTTCGATCTTTTTCATATTTCCCGTCATTTTTGTCATAAAAACCTCGTTGGATATGTCTACTCCTTCGATTGACCTCACGATTTTCCCCCGCGAATTCACTACGATGTTTTATCAGATGATCGTGTTGGATTCCTCAGTCTACCGTCCGTTTCTCAACAGTGTTTACATCACGGTGCTCGGTGCCGCAGGCGCGATGGTATTCAACTGCATGGGCGCTTATGCGCTTTCCAAGCGTGATTTACCCGGCATGATCAACATGGTTTATTTCTTGATCGTCATTCCGATGTTCATCGGCGGCGGTATGGTAGCCGGCTTCCTGCTGATGAAATCGCTCGGCTGGTTCAATACATACAGAGTTTTGATTATCCCAGGAATCATCAGTGCGTTCAATATGGTCGTCATCAGAAACTATTTCTGGGGCTTGCCGAAATCGTTGTTTGAGGCGGCGAAAATCGACGGGGCCGGTGAATTTACGGTTTTCACGAAAATCATACTCCCGCTGTCGAAGTCGGTTATCTCAGCGACGACACTGTTCACCGCAGTCGGTTATTGGAACCAATATATGCCCTCCATCCTGTATATTACCTCCAAACCCGAGATGAGAACGTTCCCGGTAAAAATCCGCGAGATCTTCTTCGTCAATTTCGGGCCGACGCGTATCAATGAATTAAACGAACAATTAAAAGCGATGGGCATACAGAATGCCAGCGCCGGCTCGTTGAATCCAGATGCGCTCGGAGCGGCGATGACCATAGTTTCCTTCCTTCCGATTCTCATTCTCTATCCGTTCATGCAAAAATACTTTGCTGCAGGCATGCTCAAGGGTTCTATTAAAGGCTGA
- a CDS encoding response regulator yields MFNILIVDDDMNIRAHVRSICRRAGDGIAIYEAVDSQEALTRLEEHIIQLCIMDLHLPDMLGTDLLKIVKQQYGGIKVIMLSGDSSFGAVRQSFMYDADDYIEKPVDEMSLLQKVYEMRKKYFLGLKTIELPKKSISEYLSFSMNEDFSALGRDNDDRYDQLRNRYDLGFDFSGGAICSIELGGLDNAANAEFYYSYLAEQIKRDFPNITIVFMFFGGRLTAVINGSLNEELVRARFTGIKSIFNENGISVSVYISERFNGKVGFFPAYRTLLDMVRNSEMYGKNEIVVSSGGESNRSQVALVQRAKRYIQEMVYESFSLVNVAEYLGIHPNYLSKVFKQAEGIAFTDYVCDCKMQEAKRLLTETNLKIYAIAEKLHYYDTGYFIRIFKKYYGVSPNQFRQRSV; encoded by the coding sequence ATGTTTAACATTCTGATTGTAGATGACGATATGAACATCCGCGCGCACGTTCGCAGTATCTGCAGAAGAGCGGGGGACGGTATCGCGATATATGAGGCTGTCGACTCCCAGGAGGCGTTGACACGGCTTGAAGAACACATCATCCAACTCTGCATTATGGACTTGCATTTGCCGGATATGCTCGGTACCGATCTGTTGAAAATTGTCAAACAACAGTATGGGGGCATCAAAGTAATCATGCTCTCGGGGGACAGTTCATTCGGAGCGGTGCGCCAGTCGTTCATGTACGACGCCGATGATTACATTGAAAAACCGGTCGATGAGATGTCCCTGCTTCAAAAGGTTTATGAGATGCGCAAGAAATATTTTCTCGGCCTCAAAACTATTGAGCTGCCTAAAAAAAGTATCTCCGAATATCTCTCATTTTCCATGAACGAAGACTTTTCAGCCCTCGGCCGCGACAATGATGACCGATACGATCAGCTCCGGAACCGCTACGACCTCGGTTTCGACTTTTCCGGCGGCGCGATTTGTTCGATTGAGCTCGGCGGCCTCGATAATGCTGCAAATGCCGAATTTTATTACAGTTACCTCGCGGAACAGATCAAACGGGATTTTCCGAATATTACAATTGTTTTCATGTTTTTCGGCGGACGGCTTACCGCTGTAATAAACGGCTCGCTGAATGAAGAATTGGTACGTGCCCGGTTTACGGGCATCAAGTCGATTTTCAATGAAAACGGCATCTCGGTTTCGGTCTATATCTCAGAGCGTTTTAATGGAAAAGTCGGATTCTTTCCCGCATACCGGACACTTCTCGATATGGTACGCAATAGTGAAATGTACGGAAAGAACGAGATTGTCGTCTCCTCCGGCGGTGAATCAAACCGCTCTCAGGTGGCTCTTGTGCAGCGGGCAAAGCGCTATATTCAGGAGATGGTCTATGAGAGTTTTTCGTTGGTCAACGTAGCGGAATATCTCGGCATCCACCCAAACTATCTGTCCAAAGTGTTTAAGCAGGCAGAGGGAATTGCTTTCACCGACTATGTCTGCGACTGCAAAATGCAGGAGGCAAAAAGGCTGCTGACGGAGACGAATCTTAAAATTTATGCCATCGCCGAAAAACTGCATTATTATGATACCGGTTATTTTATTCGTATTTTTAAAAAGTATTACGGGGTATCGCCAAATCAGTTTCGGCAGCGTTCGGTGTAA
- a CDS encoding histidine kinase → MNSGAENIKDQTNGMVKFKDKGKKKVTLKGKLIFVVILICVVQLLFMTAGCIFVFGGINDRSKRHIENAFFTTVDFVDSIEAYTDKVAATLSSEVNFNYITQDSFKLEPLKSNTEMDRAYNMLQMIVADSKLTEAGLYFPVEYISITSGLGVSFNDNVTDSKEFNLYQLYMNESKNLFINYTDVFTGRTGVYYVYKIPDSGTPRMVFLFLKVADDFFDAAMSNDPSGVDGEFVTLLTGNTVLFSTDTENGANGALLKAFSQNDEHGQKIINANGVRYFTYADYDKSGSVKAIYAAPASSYYNEMYRFLSVTGICLVLDILVWIFFARSLIIKTVYDPVMDLVSRLEKIQNNDYDVIQKEFEEREWDEVTRVFNMMVRKIKTNINDSYQKDLLMKSMELKFLQSQINPHFLYNTLDSIAYKANAGEIVDVNRITGYLSKMYRLVFNKGNDFLGVGDVLLCCEMYLKICEFKYSNFEFRIECEENIKNIEMLNLIVQTIVENAVVHGFDSSRKRFIIIIRAYRMEEKLVFEIIDNGKGINKNRLEVFQQLLDDENSHSESGLVNAQKRIQLYYGNQYGIKLKSRQGCYTKVTVTMAAEKPQPVIHQLEDFEVEEEDV, encoded by the coding sequence ACAGCGGAGCCGAAAACATTAAAGACCAAACGAACGGCATGGTTAAATTCAAAGATAAGGGTAAGAAAAAAGTTACACTTAAGGGAAAATTAATTTTCGTAGTCATTTTAATCTGTGTGGTTCAGCTGCTGTTCATGACAGCCGGCTGCATTTTCGTGTTCGGCGGCATCAATGACCGTTCTAAACGGCATATTGAAAATGCCTTTTTCACCACCGTGGATTTTGTGGATTCCATCGAGGCATATACCGATAAAGTAGCCGCGACTTTAAGCAGCGAAGTCAATTTTAACTATATTACGCAGGACAGTTTTAAATTGGAACCGTTGAAATCGAACACCGAAATGGATCGAGCATATAATATGCTGCAAATGATTGTGGCCGACTCAAAGCTTACTGAAGCCGGCCTGTATTTTCCCGTTGAATATATATCTATCACCTCCGGATTAGGGGTTTCATTTAATGATAATGTCACAGACAGCAAAGAATTTAATTTATATCAATTGTATATGAACGAATCGAAAAATTTGTTTATAAATTATACCGATGTGTTTACCGGGAGAACCGGTGTTTATTATGTATATAAAATACCGGACAGCGGGACGCCGCGGATGGTCTTTTTGTTTTTAAAAGTAGCGGATGACTTTTTCGATGCTGCAATGAGCAATGACCCATCGGGTGTGGACGGTGAATTTGTCACACTGCTGACGGGTAACACAGTCTTATTCTCCACTGATACTGAAAACGGCGCCAACGGCGCTCTGTTAAAAGCCTTTTCGCAAAACGATGAACACGGGCAAAAGATTATAAATGCAAACGGTGTTCGTTATTTTACTTATGCGGATTATGATAAATCCGGATCTGTTAAAGCGATTTATGCCGCACCTGCTTCTTCTTATTATAATGAGATGTACCGATTTTTATCTGTAACGGGCATCTGTCTTGTCCTCGACATCCTGGTTTGGATTTTCTTTGCGAGAAGTTTGATCATCAAGACGGTCTATGATCCGGTCATGGATCTGGTCTCGCGGCTCGAAAAAATCCAAAATAACGATTATGACGTCATTCAGAAAGAATTCGAGGAGCGCGAGTGGGATGAAGTGACCCGCGTCTTCAATATGATGGTGCGAAAAATCAAAACCAATATCAACGACTCTTATCAAAAAGACCTTTTGATGAAGAGTATGGAACTGAAATTTTTACAGAGCCAGATCAATCCCCACTTTTTATATAACACACTTGATTCGATCGCCTATAAGGCCAATGCCGGCGAAATTGTCGACGTCAACAGGATCACGGGATACCTTTCAAAGATGTATCGTTTGGTTTTTAACAAGGGAAACGATTTTCTCGGCGTCGGGGATGTTTTGCTCTGCTGCGAGATGTATTTGAAAATATGCGAATTCAAATACAGTAATTTTGAATTCCGCATCGAATGCGAAGAAAATATCAAAAACATTGAGATGCTCAATCTGATTGTCCAAACGATTGTCGAAAACGCGGTGGTTCACGGCTTCGATTCTTCCCGCAAACGATTTATCATTATCATAAGAGCCTACCGTATGGAGGAGAAACTCGTCTTCGAGATTATTGACAACGGCAAGGGCATCAATAAAAACCGATTAGAAGTATTTCAACAGCTGCTTGATGACGAAAACTCGCACAGTGAATCCGGCCTTGTAAATGCGCAGAAACGGATTCAGCTTTATTACGGCAATCAATACGGAATTAAACTGAAAAGCCGCCAGGGATGCTATACGAAAGTAACGGTAACAATGGCGGCGGAAAAACCGCAGCCGGTAATTCACCAGCTTGAGGACTTTGAAGTGGAGGAAGAAGATGTTTAA
- a CDS encoding ABC transporter permease subunit, with product MSVATRTEVEEVRSPLQKVEPRPWGLSPQDLIVYLMILPAVLMYVIFTYVPMPGMFTAFCEYTSAAGFKAWTGMENLVGLMRMSDFPRALRNNIMYAALGYVINFPAPIILALMFNEMRAQGFKKGIQTVTTVPHFINWVVIGGIFKILLDPDYGWINSLVVKLGGQSVYFLGDPKWFPFMYVLLSLWKSVGWGTILYLATMASIDHSLYEAAAIDGAGRWRQTWHVTLPALKGIILLQLIMSFSGILNLFDSMFILGNASNRDVSLVLDTLVYYTAFGGSQDGNFGLSSAMSLFKTAFGAIMTIIVNQTAKKLSDDGRGIF from the coding sequence ATGAGCGTTGCGACACGGACCGAAGTTGAAGAGGTTCGGAGCCCGTTACAAAAAGTGGAACCGAGGCCATGGGGGCTCTCGCCTCAAGATCTGATCGTGTATCTGATGATCTTGCCGGCAGTTTTAATGTATGTTATCTTTACATACGTCCCGATGCCCGGAATGTTTACGGCATTCTGCGAATACACATCCGCCGCCGGGTTTAAAGCCTGGACCGGTATGGAAAATTTGGTCGGGCTGATGCGAATGAGCGATTTCCCGCGGGCGCTCCGCAATAACATTATGTACGCAGCACTCGGCTATGTCATCAATTTCCCGGCGCCGATCATTCTGGCACTGATGTTCAATGAAATGCGGGCACAAGGATTCAAGAAGGGCATTCAGACGGTGACGACGGTTCCGCACTTTATCAACTGGGTTGTCATCGGCGGCATTTTTAAAATCCTGCTCGACCCGGACTACGGCTGGATTAACAGCTTGGTCGTAAAGCTGGGCGGTCAGTCGGTTTACTTCCTGGGCGATCCGAAATGGTTCCCGTTCATGTATGTTCTGCTGTCGCTTTGGAAAAGCGTGGGCTGGGGTACCATTTTATACTTAGCTACAATGGCTTCAATCGACCATTCGCTGTATGAAGCTGCGGCAATCGACGGAGCAGGCAGATGGCGCCAGACCTGGCACGTGACCCTGCCGGCTCTGAAAGGCATTATCCTTCTGCAATTAATCATGTCTTTCAGCGGCATTCTCAACCTGTTTGACTCGATGTTTATTTTGGGCAATGCATCGAACCGCGACGTATCGCTCGTTCTGGACACCCTGGTCTACTATACCGCTTTCGGAGGAAGCCAGGACGGAAACTTCGGCCTTTCGTCTGCTATGAGCTTGTTTAAAACTGCATTCGGTGCAATTATGACCATCATCGTCAATCAAACCGCTAAAAAGCTGTCTGACGACGGCCGCGGAATCTTTTAA